The bacterium DNA segment GGCTACTGCATCCTGAAGGCGATGAGCAAATCCGCGCCGAAGACTCTGACCTTCTCGGAGCTGAGCCCGAAGCTGAAGGCCATGATTGAGAAGCACGCCTTGAAAGAGAAGCGGGCCAGGGCGATTTCGCAGCTTCAGACGGAGCTGGAGAAAAAAGTAGGCGTGAGTCGCAACCTGGCTCTGCTGGGGCAGTAGCAAGAAGGCCGGGGCCTGGGCTGGCCCGTCCCGTGCAGCGATGTCGGAGTCGCCGGTGGGATGGCTCCTTTCACGAGCGAATGTGCCCGACCAAAAATGCCTCCGCTGGTTCTGGCGACTCGTCCACAAGTCTCTCAAAAGCCTCAAGCGCCTCCTCAGTCGCTAGTAGCCTCACCGAGCCACGGCGCTGGTCGGGCCTGGGGGCCAAGCTTCACGCTCTGTGGCGCTTCGCCTTAGATGCTGCTTGTATTCTGACATCCAATGATCGGTCGCGTGTCCAAGGCAAACCTGGGCATCTGTGGTTAAACTCGCCGCGGCAGTGCTCCGATAGTAGTGACAAGCGTTCACGGCGGCCGCTTCAGATTCAGAATCAGTGTGAGTGATCGGGAGTCCAGAACGTTGGAGGCGCCGGGGGCTATAGGGGTGATTTGTAGTAGCCGTTGTGAACCCAATAGGATGCGCCTGTTGAGATGCATTTTTTGCAGACGGGTTGCATCCTCGAAGCGTTGATCTCCTCCAGGGTCAAGTCGAAGATGCTGCCCAAAACGAACTTCTCGACGTATTTCTCTACAAAACAGCAGGTCAGGACGTTGCAGTGCTCATCAAGCGTCAATATGTCATATTGCGGGCATCGATAGGCCTCGGGCATCTTCGCGATGAGGTCCTGCACGTAGAACAACACCAGCTCTTCCGACACTTTTTTCAGCTGTTTGTAGGGCATTGAGCCACACAGGTAGTCCATTGTCATGTCGAAGCCGTTGAAGAGCGCGTAGTAGGGATATAGCCCAATCTCGTGCTTGAGGCCGAATTCGTGGGCGGGCCTCATCTCGTCGAGGTTGAATTGGTAGAGGTGAAATGGAATACTGGCTTCCTGATGAAACCCACACTGCCGGAAATTGTCCACCATCGTTACGATGTTGCGCTTGACCGTCTCGAAATTGAATCCGTGGATTCTGTCATAGGAAGCCTGACTGAAGCCGCACATCGAGAATAGAACCCGTTTCAGATTGACCAAGAGGTCCGGCCGGTCAAATGTTATGAGGATCGAGCAGTTGGTGCTGAGGCCGAATTGTACGTTTGTCGTACTCATAAAATGGATTATTTCTTTGAATTGCGGATTTAGGAACGGTTCGCCCCAGTTATAGAGATCGACCAGAGTGCTTTGGCCGATTATCCCCATTTTGAGCATGTATTCTATGGCTCTTGCGAAGGTCTTAACGTCTATGTGCCCACCCTTTAGCGGCTTCTTGTTCAGGTTTAGGACGCCTGTCTGACACCACGGGCACCTTGCATTGCATTTGCCTGATATGTCGAAGTAAACAAGATCAAACATCTCAGGACCTCGTGAAACGGGGAATCGATAGCTGCTGGGTTCTCATGCTCAAGCGCTCCTCATCCATTCGGACAATACATTGGCGAATACCGTTACACACAACGCGACCAAATCACGTGCTACTACAATTCAGCCCAACAAGCCTAGAATAATATCGGAAATCGCGCCCAAAACATATATGGTTTCCAGCCGGATGGCTTTTGAGGTTAAGCTTGCGGTGATAACATTCCGATCCTCAGATCGAGTTTCTTGGTAGGCTCTCACACTACATAAGGAGGGCGAGACGTTGGGGAATGGACATGCCGCGTGTGAACAATAGGACAGTCGCAAGCGGAGTGATCGATACATTGAATACACTCTCTGGCAAGTCCATTGTTGCGTCGATTCTGAGTGAATGCTGGGACGATCTGGCCAACGATCTGTTCCCGAAGGACAGGAGGATGAGCGTGCTTGCCGAGCGGGACGTTGACGGGATGAGCACGCAAGCGATTGAAGTGCATGCTTTGGCGCAAGAAGTCAGATTCACAGATGACGACATGGTCGTGTCCCTTGTTGATGGGCGATCGGTTTGGGTTCCACTGGAGTGGTTTCCGCGTCTGGCCAAAGCGACTAGAGAGCAATTGGAGAATTACGAGATTCTCGGTGACGGAGAGGGGATACACTGGCCAGACATTGATGAGGATTTAAGCGTCGAAGGGCTGCTGCGCGGCAGTCACTGAGTTCACGGCATTAGGCAGAAACAGCGTGGGTCCGAGATATGAGATCATCTTCTTCTGGAGCGAGGGGGACGACGCGTTTGTGGCTGAGGTTCCGGAGCTTGCAGGCTGCATGGCCGACGGCAAAACGCGACAGGAAGCCCTCCTGAATGCCGAGCAGGCCATAAGGGAGTGGATTGAGACCGCGAAAGAACTCGGCAGACCGATTCCCCAGCCGAAGGGGCGCCTCGCCTACGCATGAGCGGAACGGCGATAGGGCACAATAGCTAAGGCGAGCAATTGAGGCGCATGCTTTAGCGCCCGATGGTAGCGGGACAACACACCCGCTCTACTGGGATTACTGCGTCTTGATCGTCACGAAATGCGACAGGGCCCGGACCGCGCGGTCGATCTTGCGGAAGCAGGGCAGGCCCGCCCTCTCCATCATCGCCACAAACGGGTCGTAGAGCGAACCAGAATCGACCGCAAACACGACCGGCTTGTCTGTGTCCCGGAAGACGCGGACCATCCGGTTAGGGAGGCTCGTCGCGCGGGATATATCCTCTTTGTGCGCATCGCTCTTCTCGAGGTTCTCCAGAAACGGCGTGGGACATACGATCGAGATCACGGCGCATTGGACGTTCTCGTCGTCGATGAGCGCCCGAGAGATGTGCTCAAACGCCTCCGTATTAGCGATTGGCGTCGTGTCTATTGGGTTTTTTGCGACGACAATGCCGGGCGGCAGGAGCCCTTTCAAATCTGCTATCGTTCGAGGCGCGAGCTTGGCAAGCGTCAGGTCTGTGAGGTTGTCGGCCGCCGCAGTCGCCTCGAACCCGGCATTTGAGATTATGCCAACGCCCGGGCCCTGCACTTTCTTGTCCGCAAGCAGCGTGAAGACCTTGAAGTAGTCGAAGAAATCATCGAGCGTCTCGACCACGATGGCGCCAGCCTGGCGCAAGACGTCGCTGTTGAGGGCATAATCGCCCACCATCGCGGCCGTGTGCGAGGCGGCGGCCATTGCTCCCTCCGCCCTCCTGCCAGCCTTATAGACCAGAACCTCCCGCCCGCTTTTCTTGATGTCCTGACACGCCTCGAAGAAGCCGATGCCATCCAGCGGCTTGAAGCCCTCCAGATAGACCGAATAGAGGCTGATCTTCTCGTCCTGCATCAGGTACTCGAGGTAATCGCCTGCTGTCAGGTCAATCTGGTTGCCAAACGAGATCGAATACATCGGATTTATTATGCCATCAAGATTGCTCGCCTGTGTCACGAGATAGGCGCCGCTCTGACTGATTGAGGCGGTGTTCTGGGCGCCCGCAGGCGTAAAGGGCAGCTTATACTTGGGCAGAAAGAAGGTGTTATACTTGCCCGGCAGGGACACGATGCCCAGGCAGTTGCCTCCGTTGACGATGGCGCCTCCGTCCTCATGTTCGTGTCCCTTCTGGACGGCCTCAACCAGCCTCGCCTCAAGCCCCTTGCCCTCGTTGGTCTCCGCGAAGCCGCTGGAGATAAGCGTGATCGAGTGCGTTTTTTCTCGCTCTATCAGTTCGATCATCATGTTCACGCAAGTATCGCCCGCCGGAATCGTCATGACGGTCATGTCGATCTGCTCGGGGAGCTCAGCGATATTCGGGAAGCACTTGCAGCCGTCAATCTCGCTCTCTCTCGGATGGACGATGTATATCTTGTCCTTGGGGACGCCGCCTCCCTCGATAAGGTTTCGCAGTATTATCCGCCCAACGTTCATCGAGCTTGCCGACACGCCTATCACCAGAGCGCTTTTCGGCTCCAGAATCTTCTTGATCTTGTGGACCGGGCGTCGTGTCCTCTTGACCTTCCTGGTGCTGAACCTCAGAAGCGCGTCAACGGCCACGAGCTCGTCCTTACCTGCAACGATGACGGGGTTGAGCTCGCACTCCTCGATCGTGAAGCGATGCTCATCTGAAAGCGCCGAGTACTCGCACGCCAGCTCAGAGAGCGACCTTATCGCAGATGTCAGCCTGTCTTTTGACAGCAGCGGCTCCGTCATGCCCCTGCCACGCTTGAGGAGCTTCTCGCCGGCCACAGTCCCCTCGACCATCCGCACGGTCTCGTCCGGGTCGAGAAACAAGGCTGCGCGGCTGGTGACGCTCCTGCCAGTCTGCATCCATTTCGCGAAGTGCTCGGTGTCGATGCCGCCCAGGCCGAACGAGACGACAGGGCCAAAGGCGTCGTCCTGCCTGAAGCTGAGGATGAGTTCGCGGCCGAGCTGTTGGGGATAGTCGATCAGCTCGGTTATCATCACACCCTTGATATTCGCGGATGGCATCGCCTCCCTGACGTTCTGCACGATCCTCTGAACTGCTGCCCTCAACTTGTCTGCATCGTTGGTGACAAATGCCAGGCCGCCCACATCGGTCTTGTGCAGGACGTCCGGGGACATGACCTTCGCGACGATTGTCTTCGTTTCGAGCCGGGAGACGTCCAGACCGAGCGCGCCCGTCTTGACCCTGTCAATCGGGACAAAAATGGATTGTGGCCGGGCAAAACCAATAGCATCAAGAAGCTCGTAAACCTCATATTCAGTAAGCGTATCCCTGCCATCCGCGTGGACCGCACCCAAAACCTCGTCGATCTTCGTAAAGTCATAATCAGCC contains these protein-coding regions:
- a CDS encoding DUF2442 domain-containing protein, whose translation is MSTQAIEVHALAQEVRFTDDDMVVSLVDGRSVWVPLEWFPRLAKATREQLENYEILGDGEGIHWPDIDEDLSVEGLLRGSH
- a CDS encoding type II toxin-antitoxin system HicB family antitoxin — its product is MGPRYEIIFFWSEGDDAFVAEVPELAGCMADGKTRQEALLNAEQAIREWIETAKELGRPIPQPKGRLAYA
- a CDS encoding acetate--CoA ligase family protein, with the translated sequence MADYDFTKIDEVLGAVHADGRDTLTEYEVYELLDAIGFARPQSIFVPIDRVKTGALGLDVSRLETKTIVAKVMSPDVLHKTDVGGLAFVTNDADKLRAAVQRIVQNVREAMPSANIKGVMITELIDYPQQLGRELILSFRQDDAFGPVVSFGLGGIDTEHFAKWMQTGRSVTSRAALFLDPDETVRMVEGTVAGEKLLKRGRGMTEPLLSKDRLTSAIRSLSELACEYSALSDEHRFTIEECELNPVIVAGKDELVAVDALLRFSTRKVKRTRRPVHKIKKILEPKSALVIGVSASSMNVGRIILRNLIEGGGVPKDKIYIVHPRESEIDGCKCFPNIAELPEQIDMTVMTIPAGDTCVNMMIELIEREKTHSITLISSGFAETNEGKGLEARLVEAVQKGHEHEDGGAIVNGGNCLGIVSLPGKYNTFFLPKYKLPFTPAGAQNTASISQSGAYLVTQASNLDGIINPMYSISFGNQIDLTAGDYLEYLMQDEKISLYSVYLEGFKPLDGIGFFEACQDIKKSGREVLVYKAGRRAEGAMAAASHTAAMVGDYALNSDVLRQAGAIVVETLDDFFDYFKVFTLLADKKVQGPGVGIISNAGFEATAAADNLTDLTLAKLAPRTIADLKGLLPPGIVVAKNPIDTTPIANTEAFEHISRALIDDENVQCAVISIVCPTPFLENLEKSDAHKEDISRATSLPNRMVRVFRDTDKPVVFAVDSGSLYDPFVAMMERAGLPCFRKIDRAVRALSHFVTIKTQ